The Rhinopithecus roxellana isolate Shanxi Qingling chromosome 13, ASM756505v1, whole genome shotgun sequence genome contains a region encoding:
- the SON gene encoding protein SON isoform X4, whose product MATNIEQIFRSFVVSKFREIQQELSSGRNEGQLNGETNTPIEGNQAGDAAASARSLPNEEIVQKIEEVLSGVLDTELRYKPDLKEASRKSRCVSVQTDPTDEIPTKKSKKHKKHKNKKKKKKKEKEKKYKRQPEESESKTKSHHDGNIDLESDSFLKFDSEPSAMALELPTRAFGLSETNESPAVVLEPPVVSMEVPEPHILETLKPATKTAELSVPSTSVISEQSEQSVAVTPEPSMTKILDSFATAPVPTTTVVLKSSEPVVTMSVEYQMKSVLKSVESTSPEPSKIMLVEPPVAKVLEPSETLVVSSETPTEVYPEPSTSTTMDFPESSAIEALRLPEQPVDAPSEIADSSMTRPQELPELPKTTALELQESSVASAMELPGPPATSMPELQGPPVTPVPELPGPSATPVPELPGPLSTPVPELPGPPATAVPELPGPSVTPVPQLSQELPGLPAPSMGLEPPQEVPEPPVMAQELPGLPLVTAAVELPEQPAVTVAMELTEQPVTTTELEQPVGMTTVEHPGHPEVTTATGLLGQPEATMVLELPGQPVATTALELPGQPSVTGVPELPGLPSATRALELSGQPVATGALELPGPLMAAGALEFSGQSGAAGALELLGQPLATGVLELPGQPGAPELPGQPVATVALEISVQSVVTTSELSTMTVSQSLEVPSTTALESYNTVAQELPTTLVGETSVTVGVDPLMAPESHILASNTMETHILASNTMDSQMLASNTMDSQMLASNTMDSQMLASSTMDSQMLATSTMDSQMLATSSMDSQMLATSTMDSQMLATSSMDSQMLATSSMDSQMLATSSMDSQMLATSSMDSQMLATSTMDSQMLATSTMDSQMLATSSMDSQMLASGTMDSQMLASGTMDAQMLASGTMDAQMLASSTQDSAMLGSKSPDPYRLAQDPYRLAQDPYRLGHDPYRLGHDAYRLGQDPYRLGHDPYRLTPDPYRMSPRPYRIAPRSYRIAPRPYRLAPRPLMLASRRSMMMSYAAERSMMSSYERSMMSYERSMMSPMAERSMMSAYERSMMSAYERSMMSPMAERSMMSAYERSMMSAYERSMMSPMADRSMMSMGADRSMMSSYSAADRSMMSSYSAADRSMMSSYTADRSMMSMAADSYTDSYTDTYTEAYMVPPLPPEEPPTMPPLPPEEPPMTPPLPPEEPPEGPALPTEQSALTAENTWPAEVPSLPSEESVSQPEPPVSQSEISEPSAVPTDYSMSASDPSVLVSEATVTVPEPPPEPESSIISTPVESAVVAEEHEVVPERPVTCMVSETPTMSAEPTVLASEPPVLSETAETFESMRASGHVASEVSTSLLEPAVTTPVLAESILEPPTMAVPESSAMAVLESSAVTVLESSTVTVLESSTVTVLEPSVVTVPEPPVVAEPDYITIPVPVVSALEPSVPVLETAVSVLQPSMIVSESSVSVQESTVTVSEPAVTVSEQTQVIPTEVAIESTPMILESSIMSSHVMKGINLPSGDQNLAPEIGMQEIPLHSVEEPHAEVHLKSDSYESEHGVNIDLNINNHLIAKEMEHNTVCAASTSPVGEIGEEKILPTSETKQCTVLDTYPGVSEADAGETLSSTGPLALEPDATGTSKGIEFITTSALSSVNKYDIDVSLTTQDTEHDMVISTSPSGGSEADIEGPLPAKDIHLDLPSNNNLVSKDTEEPLPVKESDQTLAALLSPKESSGGEKEVPPPPKETLSDSGFSANIEDINEADLVRPLLPKDMERLTSLRAGIEGPLLASDVGRDKSVASPVVSSMPERASESSSEEKDDYEIFVKVKDTHEKSKKNKNRDKGEKEKKRDSSLRSRSKRSKSSEHKSRKRTSESRSRARKRSSKSKSHRSQTRSRSRSRRRRRSSRSRSKSRGRRSVSKEKRKRSPKHRSKSRERKRKRSSSRDNRKTVRARSRTPSRRSRSHTPSRRRRSRSVGRRRSFSISPSRRSRTPSRRSRTPSRRSRTPSRRSRTPSRRSRTPSRRSRTPSRRRRSRSVVRRRSFSISPVRLRRSRTPLRRRFSRSPIRRKRSRSSERGRSPKRLTDLDKAQLLEIAKANAAAMCAKAGVPLPPNLKPAPPPTIEEKVAKKSGGATIEELTEF is encoded by the coding sequence ACTTGAAAGAGGCCTCCAGAAAAAGTAGATGTGTATCTGTACAAACAGATCCTACTGATGAAATTCCCactaaaaagtcaaagaagcataaaaagcataaaaacaaaaagaagaaaaagaagaaagaaaaggaaaaaaaatataaaagacagcCAGAAGAATCTGAGTCAAAGACGAAATCTCATCATGATGGGAACATAGATTTAGAATCTGATTCCTTTTTAAAGTTTGATTCTGAACCTTCAGCTATGGCGCTGGAGCTTCCTACAAGAGCATTTGGCCTATCTGAGACCAATGAATCCCCTGCAGTTGTGCTAGAACCTCCTGTAGTATCAATGGAGGTACCAGAGCCACACATCTTAGAAACTCTGAAGCCAGCTACAAAAACTGCAGAACTGTCAGTTCCATCTACATCAGTAATCTCAGAGCAGTCAGAGCAGTCTGTGGCAGTAACGCCAGAACCATCCATGACAAAGATTCTGGATTCCTTTGCAACAGCACCAGTGCCTACTACAACAGTGGTGTTGAAGTCATCTGAGCCAGTCGTAACAATGTCAGTGGAGTATCAGATGAAGTCTGTGCTGAAATCTGTGGAGAGCACATCTCCAGAGCCATCAAAGATCATGTTGGTAGAGCCCCCAGTAGCAAAAGTGTTAGAGCCTTCAGAAACCCTTGTGGTATCATCAGAGACACCTACTGAGGTGTACCCTGAGCCAAGCACATCAACAACAATGGATTTTCCAGAGTCATCTGCAATTGAAGCGCTAAGATTGCCAGAGCAGCCTGTAGACGCACCATCGGAGATTGCAGATTCATCCATGACAAGACCGCAGGAGTTGCCGGAGCTGCCTAAGACCACAGCGTTGGAGCTGCAGGAGTCGTCGGTGGCCTCAGCGATGGAGTTGCCGGGGCCACCTGCGACCTCCATGCCGGAGTTGCAGGGGCCCCCTGTGACTCCAGTGCCGGAGTTACCTGGGCCCTCTGCTACCCCGGTGCCAGAGTTGCCAGGGCCCCTTTCTACCCCAGTGCCTGAGTTGCCAGGGCCCCCTGCGACAGCAGTGCCTGAGTTGCCAGGGCCCTCTGTGACACCAGTGCCACAGTTGTCGCAGGAATTGCCAGGGCTTCCAGCACCATCCATGGGGTTGGAGCCACCACAGGAGGTACCAGAGCCACCTGTGATGGCACAGGAGTTGCCAGGGCTGCCTTTGGTGACAGCAGCAGTAGAGTTGCCAGAGCAGCCTGCGGTAACAGTAGCAATGGAGTTGACCGAACAACCTGTGACGACGACAGAGTTGGAGCAGCCTGTGGGGATGACAACGGTGGAACATCCTGGGCATCCTGAGGTGACAACGGCAACAGGGTTGCTGGGGCAGCCTGAGGCAACGATGGTGCTGGAGTTGCCAGGACAGCCAGTGGCAACAACAGCGCTGGAGTTGCCGGGGCAGCCTTCGGTGACTGGGGTGCCAGAGTTGCCAGGGCTGCCTTCGGCAACTAGGGCACTGGAGTTGTCGGGGCAGCCTGTGGCAACTGGGGCACTAGAGTTGCCTGGGCCGCTCATGGCAGCTGGGGCACTGGAGTTCTCGGGGCAGTCTGGGGCAGCTGGAGCACTGGAGCTTTTGGGGCAGCCTCTGGCAACAGGGGTGCTGGAGTTGCCAGGGCAGCCTGGGGCGCCAGAGTTGCCTGGGCAGCCCGTGGCAACTGTGGCGCTGGAGATCTCTGTTCAGTCTGTGGTGACAACATCGGAGCTGTCAACGATGACCGTGTCGCAGTCCCTGGAGGTGCCCTCGACGACAGCGCTGGAATCCTATAATACGGTAGCACAGGAGCTGCCTACTACATTAGTGGGGGAGACTTCTGTAACAGTAGGAGTGGATCCCTTGATGGCCCCAGAATCCCATATATTAGCTTCTAACACCATGGAGACCCATATATTAGCATCCAACACCATGGACTCCCAAATGCTAGCGTCCAACACCATGGACTCCCAGATGCTAGCATCCAACACCATGGACTCCCAGATGTTAGCGTCTAGCACCATGGACTCCCAGATGTTAGCAACTAGTaccatggactcccaaatgttAGCAACTAGCTCCATGGACTCCCAGATGTTAGCAACTAGCACTATGGACTCCCAGATGTTAGCAACCAGTTCCATGGACTCCCAGATGTTAGCAACCAGCTCCATGGACTCCCAGATGTTAGCAACCAGCTCCATGGACTCCCAGATGTTAGCAACCAGCTCCATGGACTCCCAGATGTTAGCAACCAGCACCATGGATTCTCAGATGTTAGCAACCAGCACCATGGACTCCCAGATGTTAGCAACTAGCTCAATGGATTCCCAGATGTTAGCATCTGGCACTATGGACTCTCAAATGTTAGCTTCTGGCACCATGGATGCCCAGATGTTAGCGTCTGGTACCATGGATGCCCAGATGTTAGCGTCTAGTACCCAAGATTCTGCTATGTTGGGTTCAAAATCTCCTGATCCCTATAGGTTAGCTCAGGATCCTTACAGGTTAGCTCAGGATCCCTATAGGTTGGGCCATGACCCCTATAGATTAGGTCATGATGCTTACAGGTTAGGACAGGACCCTTATAGATTAGGCCATGATCCCTACAGACTAACTCCTGATCCCTACAGGATGTCACCTAGACCCTATAGGATAGCACCCAGGTCCTATAGAATAGCACCCAGGCCATATAGGTTAGCACCTAGACCCCTGATGTTAGCATCTAGACGTTCTATGATGATGTCCTATGCTGCAGAACGTTCCATGATGTCATCTTACGAACGCTCTATGATGTCTTATGAGCGGTCTATGATGTCCCCTATGGCTGAGCGCTCTATGATGTCAGCCTACGAGCGCTCTATGATGTCAGCCTACGAGCGCTCTATGATGTCCCCTATGGCTGAGCGCTCTATGATGTCAGCTTATGAACGCTCTATGATGTCAGCTTATGAACGCTCCATGATGTCCCCAATGGCTGATCGATCTATGATGTCCATGGGTGCCGACCGGTCTATGATGTCATCATACTCTGCTGCTGACCGGTCTATGATGTCATCGTACTCTGCAGCTGACCGATCTATGATGTCATCTTATACTGCTGATCGTTCAATGATGTCTATGGCTGCTGATTCTTACACTGATTCTTACACTGACACATATACAGAGGCATATATGGTGCCACCTTTGCCTCCTGAAGAGCCCCCAACAATGCCACCGTTGCCACCTGAGGAGCCACCAATGACACCACCGTTGCCTCCTGAGGAACCACCAGAGGGTCCAGCATTGCCCACTGAGCAGTCAGCATTAACAGCTGAAAATACGTGGCCTGCAGAGGTGCCATCATTACCTTCTGAAGAGTCTGTATCGCAGCCTGAGCCTCCTGTGAGTCAAAGTGAGATTTCAGAGCCTTCAGCAGTGCCTACTGATTATTCAATGTCAGCATCAGATCCCTCAGTTTTAGTATCAGAGGCTACTGTGACTGTTCCAGAACCACCGCCAGAGCCAGAATCTTCAATTATATCAACACCTGTAGAGTCTGCGGTAGTAGCAGAAGAACATGAAGTTGTTCCAGAGAGACCAGTGACTTGTATGGTATCTGAAACTCCCACAATGTCAGCTGAACCAACTGTGCTAGCATCAGAGCCTCCTGTTTTGTCAGAGACAGCAGAAACATTTGAATCCATGAGAGCCTCAGGACATGTTGCCTCAGAGGTATCTACATCCTTGTTGGAGCCAGCAGTAACTACTCCAGTGCTGGCAGAGAGCATTCTGGAGCCTCCAACCATGGCTGTCCCAGAGTCTTCGGCTATGGCTGTCCTGGAGTCTTCGGCTGTGACCGTCCTGGAGTCTTCGACTGTGACTGTCTTGGAGTCTTCGACTGTGACTGTTCTGGAGCCTTCGGTTGTGACTGTCCCGGAGCCTCCTGTTGTAGCTGAGCCAGACTATATTACCATTCCTGTGCCAGTTGTTTCTGCGCTGGAGCCTTCTGTGCCTGTCCTGGAAACAGCGGTGTCAGTCCTTCAGCCTTCTATGATTGTTTCAGAATCATCTGTTTCTGTCCAGGAATCTACTGTgacagtttcagagcctgctgtcaCTGTCTCAGAGCAGACTCAAGTAATACCAACTGAGGTGGCTATAGAGTCCACACCAATGATACTAGAATCTAGTATCATGTCATCACATGTTATGAAAGGAATTAATCTACCCTCTGGTGATCAAAATCTTGCTCCAGAGATTGGCATGCAGGAGATTCCTTTGCATTCAGTTGAAGAGCCACATGCTGAGGTACACCTGAAAAGTGACTCTTATGAAAGTGAACATGGTGTAAATATAGACCTTAAtataaataatcatttaattGCTAAAGAAATGGAACATAATACAGTGTGTGCTGCTAGTACTAGTCCTGTTGGGGAAATTGGTGAAGAGAAAATTTTGCCCACCAGTGAGACTAAACAGTGCACAGTATTGGATACCTACCCTGGTGTTAGtgaagctgatgcaggagaaacTCTATCTTCTACTGGTCCTCTTGCTCTGGAACCTGATGCAACAGGAACTAGTAAGGGTATTGAATTTATCACAACATCTGCTCTCAGTTCAGTTAATAAATATGATATTGATGTATCTTTAACTACTCAAGATACTGAACATGACATGGTAATTTCCACCAGTCCTAGTGGTGGTAGTGAAGCTGACATTGAAGGGCCTTTGCCTGCTAAAGATATTCATCTTGATTTACCATCTAATAATAACCTTGTTAGTAAGGATACAGAAGAACCATTACCTGTAAAAGAGAGTGACCAGACGTTAGCAGCTCTGCTCAGCCCTAAAGAAAGTagtggaggagaaaaagaagtacCTCCCCCTCCTAAAGAGACACTGTCTGATTCAGGATTTTCTGCCAATATTGAGGATATTAATGAAGCAGATTTAGTGAGACCATTACTTCCTAAGGACATGGAACGTCTTACAAGCCTTAGAGCTGGCATTGAAGGACCTTTACTTGCAAGTGATGTTGGACGTGACAAATCTGTTGCCAGCCCTGTTGTAAGTAGTATGCCAGAAAGAGCTTCAGAGTCGTCTTCAGAGGAAAAGGATGATTATGAAATTTTTGTAAAAGTTAAGGACACTcatgaaaaaagcaagaaaaataagaacCGTGATAAgggtgagaaagagaagaaaagagactcTTCATTAAGATCTCGAAGTAAGCGTTCCAAATCTTCTGAACACAAATCACGCAAGCGTACCAGTGAATCTCGTTCTCGGGCAAGGAAGAGATCATCTAAGTCCAAGTCTCATCGCTCTCAAACACGTTCACGGTCACGTTCAAGAcgcaggaggaggagcagcagaTCAAGATCAAAGTCTAGAGGAAGACGATCTGTATCAAAAGAGAAGCGCAAAAGATCTCCAAAGCACAGATCCAAGtctagggaaaggaaaagaaaaagatcaagcTCCAGGGATAACCGAAAGACAGTTAGAGCTCGAAGTCGAACCCCAAGTCGCCGGAGTCGGAGTCATACTCCAAGTCGTCGACGAAGGTCTAGATCTGTGGGTAGGAGAAGGAGCTTTAGCATTTCCCCAAGCCGCCGGAGCCGCACCCCAAGCCGCCGCAGCCGTACCCCCAGCCGCCGCAGCCGCACCCCCAGCCGTCGGAGCCGTACCCCCAGCCGTCGGAGCCGCACACCCAGTCGTCGGAGCCGCACCCCAAGCCGCCGGAGAAGATCAAGGTCTGTGGTAAGAAGACGAAGCTTCAGTATCTCACCAGTCAGATTAAGGCGATCAAGAACACCCTTGAGAAGAAGGTTTAGCAGATCTCCCATCCGTCGTAAAAGATCCAGGTCTTCTGAACGAGGCAGATCACCCAAACGTCTGACAGATTTGG